The Candidatus Cloacimonadota bacterium genome window below encodes:
- the cdaA gene encoding diadenylate cyclase CdaA, with amino-acid sequence MEVLIPTFSDLVDIFIIAFLFYQGLSVLRRGGGWHVLAAIIALVLLSTVAEALNLRMVTSLLNAVRNFWVLGLVIIFQPEIRALLAKINLSRELNLSLRKKESNSFYMPLIDAISSMSFRKTGALIVIENRRKLSEYINSGELIDATMSLRLILTIFNPRSALHDGAIIIRGDRIMAAKVVLPLSKRSDHAKRFGTRHLAGIGITEVTDALAIIVSEQTSQISVARNGEIQVNVAYEELLQIITDATS; translated from the coding sequence ATGGAAGTTCTAATCCCCACTTTCTCTGATCTGGTGGACATCTTCATCATCGCGTTCCTGTTTTACCAAGGGCTCAGCGTTCTGCGCCGCGGTGGAGGCTGGCACGTCCTGGCGGCCATAATCGCCCTGGTGCTGCTGTCAACGGTGGCTGAAGCCCTGAACCTGAGGATGGTAACCTCACTGCTGAACGCCGTGCGCAACTTCTGGGTGCTGGGCCTCGTTATCATCTTCCAGCCGGAAATCCGCGCGCTGCTGGCCAAGATCAACCTTTCCCGCGAACTCAACCTCAGCCTGCGGAAAAAGGAAAGCAACTCCTTTTACATGCCGCTCATCGACGCCATCTCATCGATGTCCTTCAGGAAAACCGGCGCTCTCATAGTGATCGAAAACCGGCGCAAACTAAGCGAGTATATCAACAGCGGTGAACTCATCGATGCCACCATGTCTCTGCGCCTCATCCTCACCATATTCAATCCCCGTTCCGCGCTCCACGATGGGGCCATCATCATACGCGGAGACAGGATCATGGCCGCCAAGGTGGTGCTGCCTCTGTCCAAAAGATCCGACCACGCCAAAAGATTTGGCACCCGCCACCTGGCCGGCATTGGCATCACGGAAGTCACCGATGCCCTCGCCATCATCGTTTCGGAGCAAACATCCCAGATCTCCGTGGCCCGCAACGGTGAGATCCAGGTGAACGTGGCTTACGAAGAATTACTCCAGATCATCACCGACGCTACATCCTAG
- a CDS encoding biopolymer transporter ExbD yields MKLGISRQKISSTVLISMTDVIFLLLIFLLIASNFAAQTGLPFKLPGSVSQERQTRQVLHIQYQTENQIVFMDKTYTLDTLEQALKNEFNNPDQVVRLSAEKSTPLQSVINLMDVVRGAGFERVFVATEPAVRP; encoded by the coding sequence ATGAAATTGGGAATATCCCGGCAAAAGATCAGCAGCACGGTACTGATATCGATGACCGACGTGATCTTTCTGCTGCTCATCTTTCTGCTCATCGCCTCCAATTTCGCCGCCCAGACCGGCCTGCCCTTCAAGCTGCCAGGATCGGTTTCCCAGGAACGCCAGACCCGCCAGGTGCTGCACATCCAGTATCAGACCGAGAACCAGATCGTCTTCATGGATAAGACATACACTCTGGACACGCTGGAGCAAGCCCTGAAGAACGAATTCAACAACCCGGACCAGGTGGTGCGGCTCTCCGCCGAGAAATCTACGCCCCTGCAAAGCGTCATCAACCTGATGGACGTGGTGCGCGGAGCCGGTTTCGAGCGGGTGTTCGTGGCCACGGAACCTGCTGTGCGGCCATGA
- a CDS encoding TolC family protein: protein MKRHFILMLLLAAVGLPGITLEESLELARQRNSTLLMAREEISRAEQSYLEVKGGFFPKLSLAGAYSLERTYLPQSALSDPIDLTQLLNPLTASDNDYMLAGSVSGIANALLPSSPMNEGSLAASLQLEQVLFAGGRLRNGLKATQRYRDISRLNLQVKEQEEMLRTIQMFYGYLLTTRLVEVQEEALATVRRHVAQVELFHREGLVAEFDVLRARLEEARLEPQLLQAQNNRDLALAAFREQIGDERETAVPEDVFSLPEPLDLTLEQALAQGLQNRAELAMAGLASELKELQWKAERGNYLPTLGLQASASLFTAADGFAIEADDFGTSYSVGIGISIPIFDGLANRARVRAARHDYLLSRLQQQDSTALIRLEITQNYHNLRHAEENYRVQMQNMRLAERGLELARVRYENQVGIQLEVFDAQTTLSAIKLQYYQAIHEVISATRMLQKSLGTIL from the coding sequence ATGAAACGTCACTTTATCCTAATGCTGCTGCTGGCTGCAGTCGGCTTGCCGGGCATCACCCTCGAGGAAAGCCTGGAGCTGGCCAGGCAGCGCAACAGCACGCTGCTGATGGCCCGCGAGGAGATCAGCCGGGCAGAGCAGAGTTATCTCGAGGTCAAAGGCGGCTTCTTCCCGAAACTCAGCCTGGCCGGCGCTTACAGCCTGGAAAGGACCTATTTGCCCCAATCCGCCCTGTCCGACCCCATCGACCTCACCCAGCTGCTCAATCCGCTCACCGCCAGCGATAACGACTACATGCTGGCCGGTTCGGTCTCCGGCATCGCCAACGCTCTGTTGCCCAGCTCGCCGATGAATGAAGGTTCGCTGGCGGCATCGCTGCAGCTGGAGCAGGTGCTCTTTGCCGGAGGCAGGCTGCGCAACGGCCTGAAGGCCACCCAGCGCTACCGGGACATCAGCCGCCTGAACCTGCAAGTGAAGGAGCAGGAGGAGATGCTGCGGACCATTCAGATGTTCTATGGCTACCTGCTCACAACCCGGCTGGTGGAGGTGCAGGAGGAAGCCCTGGCCACGGTGCGGCGCCATGTGGCGCAGGTGGAGCTGTTTCACCGGGAAGGGCTGGTGGCGGAATTTGACGTTCTGCGGGCCAGGCTGGAAGAGGCCAGGCTCGAACCGCAGCTGTTGCAGGCACAAAACAACCGCGACCTGGCCCTGGCCGCCTTTCGCGAGCAGATCGGCGACGAGCGTGAAACCGCCGTCCCCGAAGACGTGTTTTCCCTGCCGGAACCTCTGGATCTAACTTTGGAGCAAGCCTTGGCCCAAGGCCTGCAGAACCGGGCTGAGCTGGCCATGGCAGGATTGGCCTCCGAGCTGAAGGAACTGCAGTGGAAAGCGGAGCGCGGCAACTATCTGCCCACGCTGGGACTGCAGGCCAGCGCGTCACTTTTCACCGCCGCGGATGGTTTTGCCATCGAAGCAGATGATTTCGGCACCAGTTACAGCGTGGGTATCGGCATTTCGATCCCGATTTTCGACGGCCTGGCCAACCGCGCCAGGGTGCGGGCCGCGCGCCATGATTATCTGCTGTCGCGCCTCCAGCAGCAGGATTCCACCGCCCTGATCCGGCTCGAGATCACTCAAAACTACCATAATCTGCGCCACGCGGAGGAAAACTACCGCGTCCAGATGCAAAACATGCGATTGGCGGAGCGGGGGCTGGAACTCGCGCGGGTCCGCTACGAAAACCAGGTGGGGATCCAGCTGGAGGTTTTCGACGCCCAGACCACCCTGTCGGCCATCAAATTGCAATATTACCAGGCGATCCATGAAGTGATATCCGCCACGCGGATGCTTCAAAAATCACTGGGGACCATTTTGTGA
- a CDS encoding amidohydrolase family protein → MKYLHNAKFYLEGNFANPVTALLVDAGRIVKLLSSEDPVQPSWEKVDLRGGWVYPAFIDAHTHSFSGGLYEDGVDLSACASIDEVLSLLFVAASQKPELMIGWRFDEGRIREKRFPTIQELDSVCPGPRLMLRRVDGHSCVLNSTARKAVPGLVSQAEVLIAQDNDLAVNWLQDNCSDETILRAYHNAAQTALRGGFSTLHTMIGDAQQSVQHYRLIRDRLNEFAVSFQLYPQSFNLPAALELGASRIGGCILADGSIGSRTAALGEAYADSDSRGILYQSDQFWNDFVARAHQRGLQVCVHCIGDAAIRQINRAFALLPADEVRELRHQLIHCEITPDALVDEIAASGAVPVMQPAFDLLWGGPDGLYAKRLGSRRGSMNRFGTFTGQGVRVCGSSDWYVTDLNIAMSLHALIHHHNPAERLSPADAIAIYTANNAWLNHEESSRGSIAEGFWADLSVMDTDFTRPFNWPDSRASFIFRSGEMVYAANPA, encoded by the coding sequence ATGAAATATCTGCATAATGCCAAGTTTTACCTCGAGGGCAATTTCGCCAACCCGGTTACCGCTCTCCTGGTGGATGCCGGCAGGATCGTGAAGCTGCTAAGCTCCGAAGATCCCGTTCAGCCCAGCTGGGAAAAGGTCGATCTGCGGGGCGGTTGGGTCTATCCCGCTTTCATCGACGCCCATACGCACAGCTTTTCCGGCGGCCTCTATGAAGACGGTGTTGATCTATCCGCCTGTGCCAGCATCGACGAAGTGCTGTCCCTGCTCTTTGTTGCCGCCAGCCAGAAACCGGAGCTGATGATCGGCTGGCGCTTCGACGAAGGCCGGATCAGGGAAAAACGCTTCCCCACCATCCAGGAGTTGGATTCCGTCTGCCCCGGTCCGAGGCTGATGCTGCGCCGGGTGGACGGGCATTCCTGCGTGCTCAATTCCACCGCCCGCAAAGCAGTGCCGGGCCTGGTCAGCCAGGCTGAGGTGCTGATCGCGCAGGACAACGATCTGGCGGTGAATTGGCTGCAGGACAACTGCTCTGACGAAACCATCCTCCGGGCCTATCACAACGCTGCCCAAACAGCGCTGAGGGGTGGTTTTTCCACCCTGCACACCATGATCGGCGACGCCCAACAGAGCGTTCAGCACTACCGCCTGATCCGGGACCGGCTGAATGAATTCGCGGTGAGTTTCCAGCTCTATCCCCAAAGCTTCAACCTCCCCGCCGCCTTGGAACTTGGCGCCAGCCGGATCGGTGGCTGCATCCTGGCGGACGGCTCCATCGGCTCCCGCACAGCCGCTCTGGGCGAAGCTTACGCCGACAGCGACAGCCGGGGGATCCTCTATCAGAGTGACCAATTCTGGAATGATTTCGTGGCCCGGGCCCATCAACGGGGACTTCAGGTTTGCGTGCACTGCATCGGTGATGCCGCCATCCGCCAGATCAACCGGGCTTTCGCGCTGTTGCCGGCGGATGAGGTGAGGGAATTGCGCCACCAGTTGATCCACTGTGAAATCACGCCCGACGCGCTGGTGGACGAAATAGCCGCTTCCGGCGCCGTGCCGGTGATGCAGCCGGCCTTCGATCTGCTTTGGGGCGGGCCCGACGGCCTCTACGCCAAGCGTCTGGGATCCAGGCGCGGGAGCATGAACCGCTTTGGGACTTTTACCGGCCAGGGTGTGCGGGTCTGCGGCTCCAGCGACTGGTATGTTACCGACCTGAACATCGCCATGTCGCTCCACGCCCTGATCCATCATCACAACCCGGCGGAACGCCTCTCCCCGGCTGACGCGATCGCCATCTACACCGCCAACAATGCCTGGCTGAATCACGAGGAAAGTTCGCGGGGAAGCATCGCGGAAGGGTTTTGGGCGGATCTGAGCGTGATGGACACCGATTTCACCCGGCCATTCAACTGGCCGGACTCCCGCGCCAGTTTTATTTTCCGCTCCGGAGAAATGGTTTATGCCGCCAACCCCGCCTGA
- a CDS encoding NAD-dependent deacylase, which yields MIKVTPDTRLLVLTGAGISAESGLRTFRDSDGLWENHRMEYVATPEAWRRDPQMVWRFYKARWEQAQQAAPNPGHLALARLEEWLGGNFHLITQNVDGLHSAAGNNRVIEMHGALRSCLCTKCGIRFYQEEVDLSPELPACPKCSGKLRPDIVWFGEVPYRLQEIDTLLQNCDVFLMVGTSGVVYPAAGFVQTARYLGAKTIAVNLNPTERLDFFDEFHQGRAGEILPRLVDQWMAGW from the coding sequence ATGATCAAGGTAACGCCGGACACCAGACTGCTGGTACTAACCGGAGCAGGGATCAGCGCCGAATCGGGGCTCAGAACCTTTCGCGACAGCGATGGGCTTTGGGAAAACCACCGCATGGAGTATGTGGCCACTCCCGAGGCCTGGCGGCGCGATCCGCAAATGGTCTGGCGTTTCTACAAAGCACGTTGGGAACAAGCCCAACAGGCCGCTCCCAATCCAGGGCATCTGGCCCTGGCAAGGCTGGAGGAATGGCTGGGGGGCAATTTTCACCTCATCACCCAGAACGTGGACGGACTTCACTCCGCGGCCGGCAACAACCGCGTGATCGAAATGCACGGCGCTCTCCGCAGCTGCCTTTGCACCAAGTGCGGCATCCGCTTTTACCAGGAGGAAGTTGACCTCAGCCCCGAACTCCCCGCCTGCCCCAAATGTTCAGGGAAGTTGCGGCCGGATATTGTGTGGTTCGGTGAAGTGCCTTACCGGTTGCAGGAGATAGACACCTTGCTGCAAAACTGCGATGTCTTCCTTATGGTGGGAACCAGCGGCGTGGTCTATCCCGCTGCCGGTTTTGTGCAGACAGCCCGCTATTTGGGGGCGAAAACCATCGCGGTGAACCTCAATCCCACCGAGAGACTGGATTTCTTCGATGAATTTCACCAAGGTCGGGCAGGCGAGATCCTGCCCCGCCTGGTGGATCAGTGGATGGCAGGCTGGTAA
- the coaE gene encoding dephospho-CoA kinase (Dephospho-CoA kinase (CoaE) performs the final step in coenzyme A biosynthesis.), translated as MATGPILIGITGNIGSGKSAFCRLLAEQGFEVIFSDEIAQRQLDDPECLAQIISRWGSEVVSDGKADRKKIASIVFGNKPELEFLNSLVHPRALTALQNIVDNAEQKYLFFEVPLLFEAGMQHCFDYIVLVQASREKRLQRLLKKGNETRAQIEARMDAQIEDLAKIPLCNLVIDNKGSLNALKASVKEFMSRLDSIRHKDKIPFSS; from the coding sequence ATGGCTACAGGACCAATCCTCATCGGCATCACGGGCAACATCGGCAGCGGCAAGAGCGCTTTTTGCAGGCTGCTGGCGGAACAGGGCTTCGAAGTGATCTTTTCCGACGAGATCGCCCAACGGCAACTGGACGATCCGGAATGTTTGGCGCAAATAATCAGCCGTTGGGGAAGCGAGGTGGTTTCAGACGGCAAAGCCGATCGGAAAAAAATTGCCTCCATTGTCTTCGGCAATAAACCGGAGCTGGAATTTTTGAACAGCCTGGTGCATCCAAGGGCCCTCACCGCCCTGCAAAACATCGTGGACAACGCCGAGCAAAAATACCTCTTTTTCGAAGTGCCGCTGCTCTTCGAGGCAGGGATGCAGCATTGTTTTGACTATATTGTTCTGGTGCAGGCCAGCCGTGAGAAACGCCTGCAGCGCCTGCTCAAGAAAGGAAATGAAACCCGCGCCCAGATAGAAGCCCGCATGGACGCCCAAATCGAAGACCTCGCCAAGATCCCCCTCTGCAACTTGGTAATCGACAACAAAGGCTCTCTCAACGCCCTCAAGGCCAGCGTTAAGGAATTCATGAGCCGCCTCGATTCCATCCGTCACAAAGACAAGATCCCTTTTTCCAGTTAG
- the gltX gene encoding glutamate--tRNA ligase: MNPVRVRFAPSPTGFLHIGGLRTALYDFLFARHSGGTFILRIEDTDRNRLVEGAVENLIASLQRLGLDIDEGPGLGGDLGPYVQSERLELYHREAQRLLDSGHAYHCFCTPQTLSQMREEQQRKGEFVKYDRRCRNLPPAEVQARLAQNEPHVVRLKMPDNRIFGFDDLIRGHVEMDAAQSDDQVLIKSDGFPTYHLAAVVDDHYMQISHVIRGEEWLSSTPKHIWLHECLGWQTPLWVHLPLILNPDRSKLSKRMNDVSVESYLQKGYLKEALLNFVALLGWHGADDRETFSLEELCAEFSLERVSKSGAVFDLTKLDWMNGWYLRNLPLEEVVERSLPWFEEEKLPLPDSATLARIVAAARERCTLLPEIAQYAKMFLRPAELSAADLALLDAGDSRKVLRWFQNQLPAEGEIDAASLDALVKNGMNELGLKGKAYYTPLRLALIHQAHGPELHTTFAILGLKEVQLRLAEALQDHNLT; the protein is encoded by the coding sequence ATGAACCCCGTCCGCGTTCGTTTCGCGCCCAGTCCCACCGGATTTTTGCACATCGGCGGACTCCGCACCGCCCTCTATGACTTTCTTTTCGCCCGCCACAGCGGCGGCACTTTCATCCTGCGCATCGAGGACACCGACCGCAACCGGTTGGTGGAAGGCGCAGTGGAAAACCTGATCGCTTCGCTGCAGCGCCTGGGGCTGGATATCGACGAAGGTCCCGGCCTCGGCGGGGACTTAGGGCCCTATGTGCAGAGCGAACGTTTGGAGCTCTATCACCGCGAGGCCCAACGGCTGCTGGACTCCGGCCATGCCTACCATTGTTTCTGCACTCCCCAAACCTTGTCCCAAATGCGCGAAGAACAGCAGCGGAAAGGCGAATTCGTGAAATACGACCGCCGCTGCCGGAACCTTCCCCCAGCTGAGGTGCAAGCCCGCCTGGCCCAAAACGAGCCTCACGTTGTGCGCCTGAAAATGCCTGACAACCGGATTTTCGGCTTCGACGACCTCATCCGGGGCCACGTGGAAATGGATGCCGCCCAATCCGACGACCAAGTGCTGATCAAATCCGACGGCTTCCCCACCTACCATCTGGCCGCGGTGGTGGACGACCATTACATGCAAATTTCCCACGTCATCCGCGGCGAGGAATGGCTCTCCAGCACGCCCAAACACATCTGGCTGCACGAATGCCTGGGCTGGCAAACCCCGCTCTGGGTGCATCTGCCCCTCATCCTCAATCCCGACCGCAGCAAACTTTCCAAGCGCATGAACGACGTTTCGGTGGAAAGCTATCTGCAAAAAGGCTACCTCAAGGAAGCGCTGCTTAACTTTGTGGCCCTGCTGGGCTGGCACGGGGCGGATGACCGCGAAACCTTCAGCCTGGAAGAGCTCTGCGCGGAGTTTTCCCTGGAGCGGGTAAGCAAATCTGGGGCTGTATTCGACCTCACCAAACTGGACTGGATGAACGGCTGGTATCTGCGCAATCTGCCGCTGGAAGAAGTTGTGGAGCGCTCCCTGCCTTGGTTCGAAGAGGAAAAACTGCCTCTGCCGGACAGCGCCACCCTCGCCCGGATCGTGGCTGCAGCGCGCGAACGCTGCACCCTGCTGCCGGAGATCGCGCAGTACGCGAAGATGTTCCTCCGCCCGGCTGAACTGAGCGCCGCAGACCTGGCTTTGCTTGATGCCGGGGATTCCCGAAAGGTGCTCCGCTGGTTTCAAAACCAGCTTCCGGCCGAAGGTGAGATCGATGCCGCCAGCCTCGATGCCTTGGTTAAAAACGGCATGAACGAACTTGGCCTCAAAGGCAAAGCCTACTACACACCGCTCCGCCTGGCCCTGATCCACCAGGCCCACGGGCCCGAACTTCACACCACCTTTGCCATCCTCGGTTTAAAAGAGGTTCAGCTGCGCCTGGCCGAGGCACTCCAGGATCACAACCTCACATAA
- a CDS encoding TetR/AcrR family transcriptional regulator, producing MSPILDKKERILAAATELFSRWGYNKTSLDEVAARARIAKATIYYYFPGKDQLFIAAFSAKAEELFAKLDAEIGSAQSFEDKLSCFLRLPMTYIFENMPILIEAMHQIPADFLENMEVHRNDYHNRMNALLAGIMDYGQSIGIINEWMDSQRFSELINDWFMLGDSWIDLQEKDKIIRRIERDHELIVQLLLHGIIKPGRENSARNKSDGA from the coding sequence ATGAGTCCCATCCTGGACAAAAAAGAACGCATCCTGGCGGCGGCCACGGAACTGTTTTCCCGCTGGGGTTACAACAAGACTTCCCTGGACGAGGTGGCGGCCCGGGCGCGGATCGCCAAGGCCACCATCTACTACTATTTTCCCGGCAAGGATCAGCTGTTCATCGCCGCCTTCAGCGCCAAGGCCGAGGAACTCTTCGCCAAACTGGACGCGGAGATCGGGTCCGCGCAGAGCTTTGAGGACAAGCTGTCCTGCTTTCTGCGCCTGCCCATGACCTACATCTTTGAGAACATGCCCATCCTGATCGAGGCCATGCATCAGATCCCGGCGGATTTTCTGGAAAACATGGAAGTGCACCGCAACGACTATCACAACCGCATGAACGCCCTGCTGGCCGGCATCATGGATTACGGGCAGAGCATCGGCATCATCAACGAGTGGATGGATTCCCAGCGCTTCAGCGAACTGATCAACGATTGGTTTATGCTGGGCGACAGCTGGATCGACCTCCAGGAAAAAGACAAGATCATCCGGCGCATCGAGCGGGACCACGAACTGATCGTCCAACTTCTGCTGCACGGCATCATCAAACCGGGACGGGAGAACTCGGCGCGCAACAAATCCGACGGAGCTTGA
- the serC gene encoding 3-phosphoserine/phosphohydroxythreonine transaminase has protein sequence MERVHNFNAGPAVLPEEVLREAQADLFNYKGMGLSVMEMSHRSKEYQAIIDETNAAVKRIYGLGDDHEVLFLQGGASLQFLMVPMNFAFEGKEANYINTGVWSKKAIAEAKKLGKSVHEAASSADRNFCYIPKTWQLSANPAYLHITTNNTIFGSEWKTDPDVPAGLPLIADMSSNFMSKPIDVQKYDLIYAGAQKNVGPSGTAVVIIKKSMLEQAIPGAPSMLDYPLMAKNGSMYNTPATFTIYMIGLVLKWIEEYGGLKMIEQNNIAKAKYIYGAIDASEGYYKGTVDKEDRSLMNITFRLGSEELEALFISEAKKNGMIGLKGHRDVGGCRASTYNSLPLPAAHALAEFMAEFAKQHG, from the coding sequence ATGGAACGCGTACACAACTTCAACGCAGGTCCGGCGGTGCTTCCGGAGGAAGTGCTCCGCGAAGCTCAGGCCGATCTGTTCAACTACAAAGGCATGGGACTTTCCGTGATGGAAATGAGCCACCGCAGCAAGGAATACCAGGCCATCATCGACGAGACCAACGCTGCCGTGAAGCGCATCTACGGCCTCGGTGACGACCACGAGGTGCTCTTCCTGCAAGGCGGGGCCAGCCTCCAGTTCCTGATGGTGCCGATGAATTTTGCCTTTGAGGGCAAGGAAGCTAACTACATAAACACGGGCGTGTGGTCCAAAAAAGCCATTGCCGAAGCCAAGAAGCTTGGCAAAAGCGTGCATGAAGCAGCTTCCAGCGCGGACCGCAATTTCTGCTACATCCCCAAAACCTGGCAGCTTTCAGCCAATCCCGCCTATTTGCACATCACCACCAACAACACCATCTTCGGCAGCGAATGGAAGACCGATCCGGACGTTCCCGCCGGCTTGCCCCTCATCGCAGACATGTCCTCAAATTTCATGAGCAAGCCCATCGACGTGCAGAAATATGACCTCATCTACGCTGGCGCCCAAAAGAACGTGGGGCCCTCCGGAACCGCCGTGGTCATCATTAAAAAGAGCATGCTGGAACAAGCCATCCCCGGCGCGCCTTCCATGCTGGATTATCCGCTGATGGCCAAAAACGGCTCCATGTACAACACCCCGGCCACCTTCACCATCTATATGATCGGCCTGGTGCTGAAATGGATCGAGGAATACGGCGGACTCAAGATGATCGAACAGAACAACATCGCCAAGGCCAAATACATCTACGGTGCCATCGACGCCTCCGAAGGCTATTACAAAGGCACCGTGGACAAGGAAGACCGCTCCCTGATGAACATCACTTTCCGCCTCGGCAGCGAGGAGCTGGAAGCCCTGTTCATTTCTGAAGCCAAAAAGAATGGCATGATCGGGCTCAAAGGACACCGCGACGTGGGTGGCTGCCGCGCCAGCACCTACAATTCCCTGCCTTTGCCCGCCGCCCACGCTTTGGCCGAATTCATGGCTGAATTCGCCAAGCAGCACGGTTGA
- a CDS encoding Maf family protein, whose product MIHKLLSDKKIVLASASPRREALLKMLQLTPLIIPARVDEPITGEKPYLQAMRHARNKAQTIAARMDAETLVIGADTIVVLDGVILGKPADQRQAGEYLNLLSGRTHKVYTGLCLCWRKACFARHERSLVEFAPLSETEIQAYVETGEPLDKAGAYGIQGYGSQFIRRIQGCYFNVMGFPIHLFYKMLGELFKENAL is encoded by the coding sequence ATGATCCACAAGCTGTTATCCGATAAAAAAATAGTGCTGGCCTCAGCCAGTCCCAGACGTGAGGCCCTGCTGAAAATGCTTCAGCTCACCCCCCTGATCATTCCGGCCAGGGTGGATGAGCCCATAACCGGTGAAAAGCCTTATCTGCAGGCCATGCGCCACGCCCGCAACAAAGCCCAGACCATTGCCGCGAGAATGGACGCCGAGACCCTGGTGATCGGGGCGGACACCATCGTGGTTTTGGACGGCGTGATCCTGGGCAAACCCGCCGATCAGCGCCAGGCGGGAGAATATCTGAACCTCCTCTCCGGCCGCACCCACAAGGTTTACACCGGCCTCTGCCTTTGCTGGCGCAAAGCCTGCTTTGCCCGCCACGAACGCAGCTTGGTGGAGTTCGCGCCGCTCTCTGAAACTGAGATCCAGGCCTATGTGGAAACCGGGGAACCACTCGACAAAGCCGGTGCCTACGGCATCCAGGGCTACGGCTCGCAATTCATCCGCCGTATCCAAGGCTGCTACTTCAACGTGATGGGATTTCCCATCCATCTCTTTTACAAGATGTTGGGTGAGCTGTTTAAAGAAAATGCTTTGTAA
- a CDS encoding MotA/TolQ/ExbB proton channel family protein: MNLLLRGGILMYVLVVVSIAVLAIVLEKYRQVSRLRKANEKLRYYLAQQDKLDNIRAVLRIHGLSSPLGMMLDKLYNSQTEDIRLIENSMESTANLELHKLEKGMGWLATLSAIAPLIGFLGTVVGMVSVFMNIQGQGQNSVDINTLAGGIWQALLTTVGGLAVGIPAIIFHNDLVEHMANIAKEMQNQAIEHEIKYQKALGRELQRP; encoded by the coding sequence ATGAACCTTTTACTGCGGGGCGGCATTCTGATGTATGTGCTGGTGGTGGTTTCCATCGCCGTGCTGGCCATCGTGCTGGAAAAGTATCGTCAGGTTTCCCGCTTGCGCAAAGCCAATGAAAAGCTTCGCTATTACCTGGCCCAGCAGGACAAGCTGGACAACATCCGCGCCGTTTTGCGCATTCACGGTCTCAGCAGCCCCCTGGGCATGATGCTGGACAAACTCTACAACTCGCAAACAGAAGACATCCGACTGATCGAGAACAGCATGGAATCCACCGCCAACCTCGAGCTGCACAAGCTGGAAAAAGGGATGGGCTGGCTGGCCACGCTCTCCGCGATCGCGCCCCTGATCGGATTTTTGGGCACGGTGGTGGGTATGGTGAGCGTGTTCATGAACATCCAGGGTCAGGGCCAGAACAGCGTGGACATCAACACCCTCGCCGGAGGCATCTGGCAGGCGCTGCTCACCACGGTGGGGGGTCTGGCAGTGGGCATCCCGGCCATCATTTTCCACAATGATCTGGTGGAGCACATGGCCAACATCGCCAAGGAAATGCAAAACCAGGCCATCGAGCACGAGATCAAGTATCAAAAAGCCCTGGGCAGGGAGTTGCAGCGTCCATGA
- the folP gene encoding dihydropteroate synthase, whose protein sequence is MDGFPLFSTNFKAPQLMGILNVTTDSFSDGGKFADPEQALTQAQILVDAGAGILDVGGESTRPGALPVPVSEELRRVLPVLLKVREKWPHLPVSVDTRNSAVAEAAIDLGATYINDISALSHDPRMAEIVAARPKVKLVLMHMRGQPETMQADPVYANLLAEISSFFAQRIEFAVTRGIDRANIILDPGIGFGKTAEHNFRLLAHLGEFRKHGLPLLLGVSRKRFIASVDASGPQERIGGTLAAAVLAAWQGVDILRVHDVREHRQFFAVLQAIGREAGPWKF, encoded by the coding sequence ATGGACGGTTTCCCTCTGTTTTCCACGAATTTCAAGGCACCCCAATTGATGGGCATCCTGAATGTTACCACCGATTCCTTTTCTGATGGAGGAAAGTTTGCCGATCCCGAACAGGCTTTGACCCAAGCCCAAATACTGGTGGATGCAGGCGCGGGCATTCTGGATGTCGGGGGTGAATCCACCCGTCCCGGAGCGCTGCCAGTTCCGGTATCTGAGGAACTGCGGCGCGTGCTGCCGGTGCTCTTGAAAGTAAGGGAAAAGTGGCCGCACCTGCCCGTCTCCGTGGACACCCGCAACAGCGCGGTGGCAGAGGCGGCAATAGATCTGGGGGCCACTTACATCAACGACATTTCAGCCCTCAGCCACGATCCGCGCATGGCGGAGATTGTAGCGGCCCGGCCAAAGGTGAAACTGGTGCTCATGCACATGCGTGGCCAGCCGGAAACGATGCAGGCCGATCCCGTTTACGCCAACCTGCTGGCTGAGATCAGCTCCTTTTTCGCGCAGCGGATAGAATTCGCCGTCACACGCGGAATAGACCGCGCCAACATCATACTCGATCCTGGGATCGGGTTTGGCAAAACCGCGGAACACAATTTCCGCCTGCTGGCCCATCTGGGCGAATTCCGCAAACACGGCTTGCCCCTGTTGCTGGGAGTGTCCCGCAAGCGTTTCATCGCCTCCGTGGATGCATCCGGACCCCAGGAAAGGATCGGCGGGACCCTCGCCGCCGCTGTGCTGGCGGCCTGGCAGGGCGTGGACATCCTGCGGGTGCATGACGTGCGTGAACACCGCCAGTTTTTTGCTGTTTTGCAAGCGATCGGCAGGGAGGCCGGCCCATGGAAGTTCTAA